A single region of the Chryseobacterium culicis genome encodes:
- a CDS encoding J domain-containing protein — protein sequence MKDYYYFLGISQDASEEDVKKAYRKLSLKYHPDKNDNDDFFSDRFREIQEAYETLSDPVRRRSYDQNLENHQRSFRYNIPPAIKTFTANKIHAKKGEEIIINWQTSNADVVKVLPFGLEKPYGERIFKITEFKDGKFQLLLHATNSLLHKTVVQGITITEVFENDSEKFKNSVEEMFKPQPRTRINKSGQPKIMMLIWGIIILAIAVYILIRNFS from the coding sequence ATGAAAGATTACTACTATTTTCTCGGTATATCACAGGATGCTTCGGAAGAAGACGTCAAAAAGGCTTATCGAAAGCTTTCTTTAAAATATCATCCCGATAAAAATGACAATGACGATTTTTTTTCAGACCGGTTCCGTGAAATTCAGGAGGCTTATGAGACATTGAGTGATCCTGTCAGGAGGCGCTCCTATGATCAGAATTTAGAAAATCATCAGAGAAGTTTCAGGTATAATATTCCGCCTGCCATCAAAACTTTTACAGCGAATAAAATTCATGCGAAAAAAGGGGAGGAGATCATCATCAACTGGCAGACGAGCAATGCTGATGTGGTAAAGGTATTGCCTTTCGGATTAGAAAAGCCGTATGGAGAGAGGATCTTTAAGATCACAGAATTTAAAGATGGAAAATTCCAGCTTTTGCTTCATGCAACGAATTCTCTTTTGCACAAAACGGTTGTTCAGGGAATTACCATCACGGAAGTTTTTGAAAACGATTCTGAGAAATTCAAAAACTCGGTGGAAGAAATGTTTAAGCCACAACCCAGAACAAGAATTAACAAATCGGGTCAGCCTAAGATTATGATGCTGATTTGGGGAATTATTATCTTAGCAATTGCTGTTTATATCCTGATCAGAAACTTCAGCTAG
- a CDS encoding alpha/beta hydrolase, with the protein MMRVKNIFITVFFFLSMIVLGQKPQQKQYIFFLHNKFLEDHSFGEKHPKYGVAEYETILNKLRAQNTVVISEKRKSDTDPSVYAEKVKKQIDSLMKKGIPAGKITVVGTSQGGYIAQYVSYYEKNPQLKFVFIGASFKDDSLEKDKNFRLYGRILSITEKSDDGHVRLSQEQRFIRSGIKDFKEIELNTGLNHGFLFKALNDWIVPTKDWISRK; encoded by the coding sequence ATGATGAGGGTCAAAAATATTTTCATTACAGTATTTTTCTTTTTATCAATGATTGTGTTGGGGCAAAAGCCACAACAAAAACAATACATTTTCTTTTTACATAATAAATTTTTGGAAGATCATTCTTTTGGGGAAAAACATCCTAAATATGGTGTTGCAGAATATGAAACAATACTCAACAAACTAAGGGCTCAAAATACAGTTGTTATTTCAGAGAAAAGGAAATCAGATACAGATCCATCGGTTTATGCTGAAAAGGTAAAGAAACAGATTGATAGCCTGATGAAAAAAGGAATTCCGGCCGGAAAGATTACGGTTGTAGGAACTTCTCAGGGAGGATATATTGCACAGTATGTGTCTTATTATGAGAAGAATCCGCAATTGAAGTTTGTATTTATCGGAGCTAGTTTCAAAGATGATTCTTTGGAAAAGGATAAAAACTTCAGGTTGTACGGAAGAATTCTTTCCATTACAGAGAAATCAGATGACGGACATGTACGGTTATCACAGGAACAAAGGTTTATCAGATCTGGTATTAAAGATTTTAAAGAAATTGAGCTTAACACAGGATTGAATCATGGTTTTCTTTTTAAAGCGCTCAATGATTGGATTGTTCCCACTAAGGATTGGATTTCCCGTAAATAG
- a CDS encoding RNA polymerase sigma factor → MPQKDKESIISQTVSSYGGKLMSYIRPKVKNTEDAEDILQEVWYQFSSLTNISEIVNVGGWLYRVTANKITDRYRKKKTENLEDFVYEDEDGSFSIKDILLMDESAGPEVKMFQDEIWKKLFEALDELPEKQRLVYVENELNDKTLQEIADEQGENIKTIISRKNYAVKHLRNRLRKLYEDLKS, encoded by the coding sequence ATGCCACAGAAGGATAAAGAAAGTATCATCTCACAGACCGTTTCGAGCTACGGAGGGAAGCTGATGTCTTATATTCGTCCGAAAGTGAAAAACACGGAGGATGCGGAAGATATTCTGCAGGAAGTGTGGTATCAGTTCAGTAGCCTTACGAATATTTCGGAGATCGTAAATGTTGGTGGGTGGCTGTACAGGGTAACGGCGAATAAAATTACAGACCGTTACCGTAAAAAGAAAACGGAAAATCTTGAAGATTTCGTATATGAAGATGAAGACGGTAGTTTTTCTATCAAGGATATCCTTTTGATGGATGAAAGCGCAGGCCCTGAAGTGAAGATGTTTCAGGATGAGATCTGGAAGAAACTGTTTGAAGCTCTTGATGAACTTCCTGAAAAACAAAGGCTGGTTTACGTAGAAAATGAACTGAACGACAAAACCCTCCAGGAGATTGCCGATGAACAGGGAGAAAATATCAAAACCATCATCAGTAGAAAAAACTATGCTGTGAAGCACTTGAGAAACAGGCTGAGAAAGCTATACGAAGATTTAAAAAGTTAG
- a CDS encoding S9 family peptidase: MKLNHNIFGTAFIVLSTIMTNAQSSTAALPGDPTLPSSKASLEKLISYDKGNFKYKVEDYFARPKASAFKISPDGKFLSYKEKDHDKKNHVYVKDLKTGKITKAIVEKDDLVRGYGWLNKQRLYYTQDRGGNENIHLYATDIDGGNQKDLTPFDGAKVQSIIPIKDTDFVVVTMNKNNKQIFEPFKINFVTGEITQLYENKDVNSPIDGYIFDKDGTLRGYNILKNGLTTKTYYKDLQTGKFNLIKSADWSDTFGIIEFNENSKNKDEAYVVTNLDSDKARIVLYDLKKNAVIKEIYSNPVYDVSSISTAGKNRNYELDFISYEGIKGETVPVSKFYKEIDDKLKSQFGDKEFGIVSSDDNNDKLLVVVGSDKLYGTYYEYDTKTKQTKLLYNLMPQLKEEDMAEMRPIEFKSRDGLTIRGYITLPKAALEGKKVPLIVNPHGGPQGIRDRWGFNPETQLFASRGYATLQVNFRISGGYGKSFQKAGYKQIGRKAMDDVEDGVKYAIEQGWVDKDKVAIYGGSHGGYATLMGLIKTPDLYTCGVDYVGVSNIFTFFASFPEYWKPYKEMVKQIWYDLDNPEEAKIAKEVSPVFQIDKIKKPLFVVQGANDPRVNINESDQIVKAMRAKGFEVPYLVKYDEGHGFGKEQNRIELYKSMLGFFAENFNK; encoded by the coding sequence ATGAAACTAAATCACAACATTTTCGGTACAGCATTTATTGTACTATCTACCATCATGACCAATGCACAAAGCTCTACTGCCGCACTGCCGGGAGATCCTACTTTACCATCTTCCAAAGCCAGTCTTGAGAAACTTATTTCTTATGACAAAGGTAATTTTAAATACAAAGTGGAAGACTACTTTGCAAGACCAAAAGCTTCAGCATTTAAAATCTCTCCTGACGGGAAGTTCCTTTCCTATAAAGAAAAAGATCATGATAAAAAGAATCATGTCTATGTAAAAGACCTGAAAACAGGAAAAATTACCAAAGCTATTGTAGAAAAAGATGACCTGGTAAGAGGGTATGGCTGGCTGAACAAACAACGTCTTTACTACACTCAGGATAGAGGAGGGAATGAAAATATTCATTTGTATGCCACAGATATCGATGGAGGAAATCAGAAGGATTTAACACCATTTGACGGAGCAAAAGTACAGTCAATTATTCCTATAAAAGATACAGACTTTGTTGTGGTTACCATGAATAAAAACAATAAGCAGATCTTTGAACCTTTTAAAATCAATTTCGTTACCGGAGAAATAACTCAGCTGTATGAAAATAAAGATGTCAACAGTCCTATTGACGGCTATATTTTTGATAAAGACGGAACTTTGAGAGGATATAACATTCTTAAAAACGGACTGACTACAAAGACATATTATAAAGATCTGCAGACAGGAAAATTCAATCTGATTAAATCTGCTGACTGGTCTGATACCTTTGGAATTATTGAGTTTAATGAAAATTCTAAAAATAAAGATGAAGCCTATGTCGTAACGAATCTGGATAGTGATAAAGCCAGAATCGTACTGTATGATCTGAAGAAAAATGCAGTGATTAAAGAAATCTATTCCAATCCTGTATATGATGTAAGCTCAATAAGTACAGCCGGTAAAAACAGAAACTATGAACTGGATTTTATCAGCTATGAAGGAATCAAAGGAGAAACAGTTCCGGTAAGTAAATTTTATAAGGAAATAGATGACAAATTAAAATCTCAATTTGGAGACAAGGAATTTGGAATCGTTTCTTCTGATGATAATAATGATAAACTTTTAGTGGTTGTAGGAAGTGATAAACTGTATGGAACTTATTACGAATATGACACAAAAACCAAACAGACCAAGCTTCTTTACAACCTGATGCCTCAGCTGAAGGAAGAAGATATGGCTGAAATGAGGCCTATTGAATTTAAAAGCAGAGACGGATTGACCATCCGAGGATATATTACACTGCCTAAAGCCGCATTGGAAGGGAAAAAAGTTCCTTTAATCGTTAACCCTCACGGTGGTCCTCAGGGAATCAGAGACCGATGGGGATTTAACCCCGAAACACAATTATTTGCAAGCAGAGGCTATGCCACACTTCAGGTCAACTTCAGAATTTCCGGAGGCTATGGGAAATCATTCCAGAAAGCTGGTTACAAACAGATTGGAAGAAAAGCGATGGATGATGTGGAAGATGGAGTAAAATATGCTATTGAACAAGGATGGGTAGATAAAGATAAAGTAGCCATTTACGGAGGAAGTCATGGTGGATATGCAACCTTAATGGGATTAATCAAAACTCCGGATCTGTATACCTGTGGAGTAGATTATGTAGGAGTATCCAATATTTTTACCTTCTTTGCTTCCTTCCCGGAATACTGGAAACCCTACAAAGAAATGGTAAAACAAATCTGGTATGATCTTGACAATCCTGAAGAAGCCAAAATTGCTAAAGAAGTTTCACCTGTCTTCCAGATTGATAAAATCAAGAAACCTTTATTTGTGGTACAGGGAGCGAACGATCCAAGGGTGAATATCAATGAATCTGATCAGATTGTAAAAGCAATGCGTGCCAAAGGTTTTGAAGTTCCTTATCTGGTAAAATATGATGAAGGACACGGATTTGGAAAAGAACAGAACAGAATTGAACTTTACAAATCAATGTTAGGATTCTTTGCAGAGAACTTTAATAAATAA
- a CDS encoding SRPBCC family protein produces the protein METLSYETVIDAPLQKVWDILWNPETYSEWTKYFGAGSVMKSDWKVGGKTYFLNAHGEGMVSTIDSLDEPNQIVFKHLGMVDKEGNEDTQSKEVMEWNGSFEKYFLIDFGGKTKLHAEVQVEKQWQDHMNTGFTKGLMVVKSLAEGVSFGSV, from the coding sequence ATGGAAACCTTATCATACGAAACAGTAATTGATGCTCCTTTACAAAAAGTATGGGACATCCTCTGGAATCCGGAAACCTATAGTGAATGGACAAAATATTTCGGTGCAGGATCTGTCATGAAATCAGACTGGAAGGTAGGAGGGAAAACCTATTTTCTGAATGCTCATGGTGAAGGAATGGTTTCAACCATAGACAGCCTGGATGAACCTAATCAGATTGTTTTTAAACATCTGGGCATGGTAGATAAAGAAGGTAATGAAGATACACAAAGCAAAGAAGTAATGGAATGGAACGGAAGCTTTGAAAAATACTTTCTGATCGACTTTGGCGGGAAAACAAAACTTCATGCCGAAGTTCAGGTGGAAAAACAATGGCAGGATCACATGAATACAGGATTTACAAAAGGGCTGATGGTGGTAAAAAGCCTTGCAGAAGGCGTAAGTTTTGGATCAGTATAA
- a CDS encoding ATPase has product MERLSYEIEINAEPEKVWSVLWGDITYRQWTTAFTDGSFYEGTLEENNIIKFLDPKNNGMYSKVLKVIPNEEIKFLHLGEIYEGIEVAKDWGEATEAYFLEENDEGTLLKTEIQTPAEFKDFFEEKFPKAMAIVKHLSENQL; this is encoded by the coding sequence ATGGAACGATTATCATATGAAATAGAAATCAATGCCGAACCTGAAAAAGTATGGAGTGTCCTTTGGGGAGATATTACCTATAGGCAATGGACAACGGCATTTACAGATGGTTCTTTTTATGAAGGAACTTTAGAAGAAAACAATATCATCAAATTTCTTGATCCCAAAAATAATGGAATGTACAGCAAAGTACTAAAAGTCATTCCTAATGAAGAAATTAAATTTCTACATCTGGGAGAAATTTATGAAGGTATCGAAGTTGCGAAAGATTGGGGAGAAGCAACAGAAGCTTATTTTCTTGAGGAAAATGACGAAGGAACGTTACTGAAAACAGAAATTCAGACTCCCGCAGAATTTAAAGATTTTTTTGAAGAAAAATTTCCAAAAGCAATGGCGATTGTTAAGCATCTTTCAGAAAATCAGCTGTAA
- a CDS encoding SDR family oxidoreductase, protein MKTQNKSQSKSKVPKEGVFPEIIRNDYRGSRKLQNKKAVISGGDSGIGQAVAVHFAREGADVAIIYKESDDDAKETQKLVEKEGQKCLLIKGDLTRKAFREKCANKIKTQWKSLDILVNNAGIHTSKSSLEKISDEQIQETFDTNIISMISFTRNFLPIMGKGGRIICTTSVTAYRGSDHLIDYAATKGAVLSFIRSLADNLAKKEILVNGIAPGPIWTPLVKEAFDDLSQFGKDTPLKRAGQPSEVAPAYVFLASKDASYITGEVIHINGGDFVGG, encoded by the coding sequence ATGAAGACACAGAACAAATCACAATCTAAGTCAAAAGTCCCTAAAGAAGGGGTATTTCCGGAAATTATTCGGAACGATTATCGGGGAAGCCGGAAGTTGCAAAATAAAAAAGCGGTTATTTCCGGGGGAGACAGTGGCATAGGACAGGCCGTTGCTGTTCATTTTGCCAGAGAAGGGGCTGATGTCGCTATTATCTATAAAGAAAGTGATGATGATGCCAAAGAAACCCAAAAACTGGTTGAAAAAGAAGGACAGAAGTGCCTTTTGATCAAAGGTGACCTTACCCGGAAAGCTTTCAGGGAAAAATGTGCAAATAAAATCAAAACCCAATGGAAAAGCCTTGATATTCTTGTGAATAATGCAGGAATTCATACTTCCAAAAGCAGTCTGGAGAAAATCTCTGATGAACAGATTCAGGAAACATTTGATACCAATATCATTTCCATGATTTCTTTCACCAGAAATTTTCTTCCGATTATGGGAAAAGGAGGACGGATTATCTGCACAACTTCTGTCACAGCGTATCGTGGAAGCGATCACTTGATTGATTATGCAGCTACAAAAGGAGCTGTTTTGTCTTTTATCCGTTCATTGGCTGATAACCTTGCGAAAAAGGAAATTCTGGTGAACGGAATTGCACCGGGGCCTATTTGGACACCTCTTGTAAAAGAAGCTTTTGATGACCTTTCCCAATTTGGAAAAGATACTCCGCTGAAACGAGCTGGTCAGCCATCAGAAGTAGCACCGGCTTATGTTTTTCTTGCTTCCAAAGATGCAAGCTATATTACGGGAGAAGTCATTCATATTAACGGAGGTGATTTTGTCGGAGGATAA
- a CDS encoding VOC family protein, translating to MNKDIFPCLWYDGDAKQSAEFYCKVFGGEITADTPVVMNIDLFGQRLMLLNGGPQFKKNPSISFMVICETEEEVQKYWDQLLDGGIALMELGSYSWSPKYGWVQDKYGVTWQLFLGEKASDQKIVPTLMFIHQNNGKAKEAMELYTRTFPNSSIGSILTYGAGSEGHDIPEPAENVQHAHFVIDGYSLFCMDNSYDHPFDFNEGISLVVMTDDQEQTDRYWNTFTADGGRESMCGWLKDKYGLSWQIVPKRLIQLMNDSNQEKAYKVVQAMMKMQKIIIQDLEDAYQS from the coding sequence ATGAATAAAGATATTTTCCCATGTCTCTGGTATGATGGAGACGCCAAGCAGTCTGCCGAATTTTATTGTAAAGTTTTTGGAGGCGAAATTACGGCAGATACTCCTGTGGTGATGAACATTGATTTGTTTGGGCAAAGATTGATGCTTCTGAACGGAGGTCCTCAATTCAAAAAAAATCCTTCCATATCTTTCATGGTGATCTGTGAAACAGAAGAGGAAGTTCAAAAATACTGGGATCAGTTACTGGATGGCGGTATAGCGCTAATGGAACTGGGATCTTACTCATGGAGCCCAAAATACGGATGGGTTCAGGATAAATATGGAGTAACATGGCAGTTGTTTCTGGGCGAAAAAGCAAGTGATCAGAAAATAGTTCCTACCCTGATGTTTATCCATCAGAATAATGGGAAAGCAAAAGAAGCAATGGAGCTTTATACCAGAACTTTTCCAAATTCCAGCATAGGAAGCATATTAACCTATGGAGCAGGAAGTGAAGGACATGATATTCCGGAACCGGCAGAAAATGTTCAGCATGCTCATTTTGTGATTGACGGTTACAGCTTATTCTGTATGGATAATTCCTATGACCACCCATTTGATTTTAATGAAGGAATATCATTGGTCGTGATGACCGATGACCAGGAACAAACCGACAGATATTGGAATACCTTTACAGCAGACGGAGGCAGAGAAAGTATGTGTGGCTGGCTGAAAGATAAATATGGATTGAGCTGGCAGATTGTTCCTAAAAGACTCATTCAGTTAATGAACGATTCTAATCAGGAAAAAGCTTATAAAGTAGTTCAGGCAATGATGAAAATGCAGAAAATTATCATCCAGGATCTGGAAGATGCTTATCAGTCATAA
- a CDS encoding SRPBCC family protein, with amino-acid sequence MDPIKIDITILAPVEKVWNYFNEPKHITKWNFAHESWQCPSSENNLTVGGKFKNRMEAKDKSFGFDFEGVYDEIIPHEVIKYHMEDGRKVEVIFDKIDENTTKVIEIFDPEKQNSVEMQRDGWYAILNNFHKYVENH; translated from the coding sequence ATGGATCCAATTAAAATAGACATTACAATTTTAGCACCGGTGGAAAAGGTTTGGAATTATTTCAATGAACCCAAACACATCACAAAATGGAATTTCGCCCACGAAAGCTGGCAGTGTCCTAGTTCTGAAAACAACCTTACAGTAGGAGGCAAATTCAAAAACAGAATGGAAGCTAAAGACAAAAGTTTCGGATTTGATTTTGAAGGTGTATATGATGAAATTATCCCTCATGAGGTTATCAAATACCACATGGAAGACGGAAGGAAAGTAGAAGTCATTTTCGATAAAATAGATGAAAATACAACGAAAGTGATTGAAATTTTCGATCCGGAAAAACAAAATTCTGTGGAAATGCAGCGAGATGGCTGGTATGCTATTTTGAACAATTTCCATAAGTATGTTGAGAATCATTAA
- a CDS encoding VOC family protein gives MAKLNPYLNFDGTAEEAFNFYKTVFGGEFVGGIHKMGNAPGTENLSEEEKNRVMHIALPIGGDLLMASDIVPGFGQTLTVGNNNYVSVFPDSRNEADRIFKELSDGGNVEMPIEDQFWGDYFGCFQDKYGVHWMVNYNEEYAK, from the coding sequence ATGGCTAAATTAAATCCGTATCTAAATTTTGATGGAACAGCTGAAGAAGCGTTCAATTTTTACAAAACTGTTTTCGGGGGTGAATTCGTTGGAGGAATTCATAAAATGGGAAATGCTCCCGGTACTGAAAACCTTTCTGAAGAAGAAAAAAACAGGGTAATGCATATCGCTTTGCCTATCGGAGGTGACCTGTTAATGGCATCGGATATTGTACCCGGATTCGGACAGACTCTTACTGTAGGAAACAATAATTATGTATCTGTTTTCCCGGACTCCAGAAATGAAGCAGACAGAATCTTTAAAGAACTTTCTGACGGCGGAAACGTAGAAATGCCGATTGAAGACCAGTTTTGGGGAGATTATTTCGGTTGCTTTCAGGATAAGTATGGTGTTCATTGGATGGTGAACTATAATGAAGAATATGCAAAATAA
- a CDS encoding alpha/beta fold hydrolase encodes MNPVEKGYKKVNGIQLYYEIYGSGKPLVLIHGGGSSILYDFKEVIVRLQDKFQLIGIDLQNHGRSEHRDIPETFEQDADDVAGLLAELNIGKASFWGFSNGGSTVMQIAHRHPRLVEKIVVASAFYKKNGMIDGFFEGMQDATFESMPEPFKINFLNLNPDFSKLENLFEKDCKRMQTFEDWDDEVLTSIQSPTLFISGDQDVMKPEHTAAMWRLVKDSRLIILPATHGIYMMPDFDGSIDTNLIDFTVNEVEKFLNH; translated from the coding sequence ATGAATCCAGTAGAAAAAGGCTATAAAAAAGTCAATGGAATCCAACTGTATTACGAAATCTACGGATCAGGAAAACCTTTGGTTTTGATTCATGGCGGAGGCTCGTCTATTCTGTACGATTTTAAAGAGGTGATTGTAAGATTGCAGGATAAATTCCAGCTTATAGGAATTGATCTGCAAAACCACGGACGCAGTGAGCACCGCGATATTCCCGAAACCTTTGAACAGGATGCTGACGATGTTGCCGGACTTTTAGCAGAACTCAATATCGGAAAAGCTTCGTTTTGGGGATTCAGTAATGGTGGAAGTACCGTAATGCAGATCGCCCATCGGCACCCCAGACTTGTTGAAAAAATAGTTGTTGCTTCAGCATTTTATAAAAAAAACGGGATGATAGACGGCTTTTTTGAAGGAATGCAGGATGCCACTTTCGAATCAATGCCTGAACCTTTCAAAATCAATTTTTTAAATCTCAATCCGGATTTTTCAAAACTGGAAAACCTTTTTGAGAAAGACTGCAAAAGGATGCAGACTTTTGAAGACTGGGATGATGAAGTACTGACTTCCATACAATCTCCCACATTGTTCATCAGTGGGGACCAGGATGTCATGAAACCGGAGCATACCGCAGCAATGTGGCGTCTGGTGAAAGATTCCCGGCTTATAATACTTCCCGCTACTCATGGTATTTATATGATGCCAGACTTTGACGGAAGTATTGATACAAACTTAATAGACTTTACCGTCAACGAAGTAGAAAAATTTTTAAATCATTAA
- a CDS encoding DinB family protein — protein sequence MEVIIPAYRMHSQSFMNVLDGISEEDALKRIENKTNHIVWMAGNFVNMRYGLGWVLGLQEEDPYSELFFQGKALDESFKYPTLTELKENFHAISAKVYQRLHEVTDEELDEIFEIGMNIPFIKETKLNFAGMCIGREDYLCGQIGLMRRILNYPGMKYDVDEKLTY from the coding sequence ATGGAAGTCATTATTCCGGCTTACAGAATGCATTCCCAAAGCTTTATGAATGTTTTGGACGGCATTTCGGAAGAAGATGCGTTGAAAAGAATTGAAAATAAAACCAATCACATTGTATGGATGGCTGGAAACTTTGTCAACATGCGCTACGGCTTAGGCTGGGTGCTTGGACTCCAGGAAGAAGATCCTTACAGCGAATTGTTTTTTCAGGGAAAAGCTTTGGATGAAAGTTTTAAGTATCCAACTTTAACTGAACTGAAGGAAAATTTCCATGCCATTTCCGCTAAAGTATACCAAAGACTTCATGAAGTAACGGATGAAGAACTGGATGAAATATTTGAAATAGGAATGAATATCCCCTTCATCAAAGAAACAAAACTCAATTTTGCCGGAATGTGTATCGGCCGTGAAGACTATTTATGCGGGCAGATCGGTCTGATGCGTAGAATTTTGAACTATCCGGGAATGAAGTATGATGTAGATGAAAAACTTACCTATTAA
- a CDS encoding VOC family protein yields the protein MNITDIYVNLPVKDVQKTREFWTKLGFSINEQFSDDKAICVAMKENHIYTMFLKEEFFQTFTNRPFAKGDTTQVLLAIGVSSRDEVDDMVKTAIENGGSKYSEPVDYGWMYQSSFADINGHQWEVMHGDASQIPTE from the coding sequence ATGAACATTACCGATATTTACGTCAATTTACCCGTAAAAGACGTTCAAAAAACTAGAGAATTCTGGACAAAGCTTGGCTTTTCTATCAATGAACAGTTTTCAGATGATAAAGCAATATGTGTTGCAATGAAAGAAAATCATATCTATACGATGTTTCTTAAAGAAGAGTTTTTCCAAACCTTTACCAACAGGCCTTTTGCTAAAGGAGATACAACACAGGTGCTTTTGGCTATTGGAGTCAGCAGCCGTGATGAGGTAGATGATATGGTAAAAACAGCTATCGAAAACGGAGGTTCAAAATATAGTGAACCAGTAGATTACGGATGGATGTATCAGAGCAGTTTTGCAGATATCAACGGCCATCAGTGGGAAGTGATGCATGGAGATGCCTCTCAAATTCCTACAGAATAA
- a CDS encoding VOC family protein, which translates to MKVNQIYVNLPVKDVQKTKDFWTRVGFPINEQFSDDKAACVVLNDTIYAMFLQEDYFMTFTNKPVAKENTSQVLVAVGLNSREEVDKIVNTAVENGAWQHEEPQDYGWMYQNSFWDLDGHGWNITFADLSQMPTE; encoded by the coding sequence ATGAAAGTCAATCAAATTTATGTAAACCTTCCGGTAAAAGATGTGCAGAAAACAAAAGATTTCTGGACCAGGGTAGGTTTCCCGATTAATGAACAGTTTTCTGATGATAAAGCAGCCTGCGTTGTTTTGAATGATACCATCTATGCGATGTTTTTGCAGGAAGATTATTTTATGACCTTCACCAATAAGCCTGTGGCTAAAGAGAATACCAGTCAGGTTCTTGTTGCGGTAGGACTAAACAGCCGTGAAGAAGTAGACAAAATAGTGAACACTGCGGTAGAAAATGGGGCGTGGCAGCATGAAGAACCTCAGGATTACGGATGGATGTATCAGAATTCTTTCTGGGATCTTGACGGACATGGCTGGAATATTACTTTTGCAGATCTATCGCAAATGCCAACAGAATAG
- a CDS encoding Crp/Fnr family transcriptional regulator yields MTSKALEICYDFPFFFKEELEEIFQAHEKRSFQKGDFILEEGKTANEYYILESGLARSYVNDFNGNEVTTHFFTENEVIIEVLSMFQRIPSQENIVCITDCECLRLDYDTFQELFHKIPNLREWGRSWMSQELFAYKQRSVEMFTLSATKRYLNLLEQKPKVIQFAPLKQIASYLGVTDTSLSRIRKEIVSHPKKI; encoded by the coding sequence ATGACCAGTAAAGCCTTAGAAATCTGCTATGACTTTCCATTTTTTTTCAAGGAAGAGCTTGAAGAGATATTTCAGGCTCACGAAAAAAGATCCTTCCAAAAAGGTGATTTCATTCTTGAAGAAGGTAAAACAGCCAATGAATACTATATTCTGGAAAGTGGGCTGGCACGTTCGTATGTGAATGATTTTAATGGGAATGAAGTAACCACCCATTTTTTTACGGAGAATGAAGTGATTATTGAGGTTTTATCAATGTTTCAGAGAATACCTTCCCAGGAAAATATCGTTTGTATTACAGATTGCGAATGCTTGAGGCTGGATTATGATACTTTTCAGGAGCTATTCCATAAAATCCCGAATCTCAGAGAATGGGGAAGATCATGGATGTCTCAGGAGCTTTTTGCCTATAAACAAAGGTCGGTAGAAATGTTTACCCTTTCTGCCACCAAAAGATATCTTAATCTGCTGGAGCAGAAACCTAAAGTCATACAATTTGCACCCTTGAAACAGATTGCTTCCTATCTGGGAGTTACGGACACTTCTTTGAGTCGTATTCGTAAAGAAATCGTTTCCCATCCTAAGAAAATTTAA